The genomic segment GGTTTGAAAAAATATCAATGGACCAACATCCCCCTGGCTCTTCACGGTGAAATTCACGGAACCGACGGGAGCACCCGACCGGTAATCCTGGGAGAGGAGCCTTCCGATCCAGTTCTGACCATTCCCGATCTTGAACCACACGTAGACAGAGACATGGCATCTCGCAAGGCATCGGAGACCGTCATCGGCGAGGATCTGGACGCCCTGACAGGACACCGGCCTCTCGGCAACGAGAAACACGCCGTCAAGGCTGGAATACTCAAACTGCTTCAGGAGAACTGGTCCATGGCCGAAAAGGACTTTTTAGCCGCAGATCTCGCCCTGGTTCCCGCCGGTCCTGCACGATTTGCCGGATTTGACCGATCCATGGTGGCAGCCTACGGGCTTGACGACCGAGTCTGCACTGCCATGTCCTATAAAGCTTTTACGGACATGGACATGCCCAAACGCACGGCACTATTCATGGCAGTAGACCGGGAGGAAATCGGGAGCGAGAGCGTCGGAAGTGCTCAGGGAGCTTTTCTGGACCTCTTCCTTCTGGAGCTTCTCCAGGGGCTTGGCAAAAGTAGCGACATCCTCAGCTTAAAGCGACTCTACAGCCGAAGCTGCGCCATCAGCGCCGACGTGACAGCCGGGATGAATCCCCTGTACCCAAAAAACTACGTTCGAGACCAGCAGGCCCTTTTGGGCAACGGCATCGGGATGGTTAAGTTCTCGGGGCACGGGGGAAAATACGACGGCAACGAAGCCCGAGGCGAGTTCGTCGCCTCCGTAGTTGCCACGCTGGATCGGGCCTCGGTGCCATGGCAGACCGGCAGTTTCGGCAGAGTAGACAAGGCGGGCGGTGGAACAATCGCCAAATACCTCTCACGAACGGGAATGGACACGGTGGACATAGGTCCTCCGCTGCTCTCGATGCACGCACCTCTTGAGCTTGTGAGCATAGTGGACATAGAGGCCACCTATCAGGCTTACCGGGCTCTCTGGACCGATCTCCCCATGATCTGATGAGGAGGTCTCAAGCCCTACAAATCATCCCGTTGCTTTTTCGGTAGGACTATAAAGGTCTTCTGCAAAGAGCCCTCCACGTAGTACTCGGAACGATAAACCTTCATAGTCCCCTCCTTGATCTTCCGCCGACGAATCTCACCGGGGAACTCAGCAGATGGGGGCAACTCGGACTCCATGTCCTCTTGCCCCTGCTTCTGGTACATCAGCTCAATGATGACCTCGTTATTTCTCTCCCGATCGTCAAGTTCTCGAAAAAGCTCGGGAAGGCTCGATATGGAGCGATCCACGTCGCCGGGTTCATCTCCATCCGGCTCCCCTAATCCACCGCCTCGAACCACCACCTGACAGGGACCGGCAGTATCCTCAGGGACCTTTACACTAAAGGCCTTGGTTTGGCTCGCCCCTCTGTAAGGGCGGAGATCCACCGAGACCTGGATGGTTTCCCCCGGATTATACATATCCTTGTCCAGGTTGATGGCGTCAGCGTAAAGGATTTTCGGTTTTGCCGTCATATCCAGGTCGAAGCGAACTCCCAGGGGGAGAACAGTCTGAAATGGATTGAGGGGAACCAGGCGAACCAGATCCTCAACTGACTTTGTAAGACGTTCGGTAAGATCCTCTGGAGAAAAATAATAATCCGTATAGGACCACTTTCTACGCAAGCCTCCACCATCAAAGGACACCCTCATCTTGGCAGTTCCGGCACCCCGTCGGCCCCAGAGCCGATCCACGAGTCCCATGAACACTTTTGGGATGGTCTTAGGCACCAAAAACGGATCGGGAACGGTCCGAAAGTTCCGAACCTCCCAAATGCCCTGATCCAGGTCGTGAAGCCTGAGAGTCAGGTCCATGGCCGGCGCAAAACGCCCCAGATGCCCCCCCACGGCCTGGGGACGATCCTGGGTCAACGTCCCCACGATGGGGCCGAAAGAGCCGATCTTGAAAGGCGCCTGTATACTGGGGATTACGTGGTGAATCCAGGCCCGACAGACGGGAAACTCAACAGCCCCAGCCCCAAGAAACGGGTGTGCGAAAGCCAAAAAACGACCATCTCGGGAGAGCGCCGACAACGTCCCCGTAGCCCCCAACGTCACATCACCCCAGACAAGCATCACCCCCAGGGCATCGCCAGGCTTGAGAGACGCCTTAGTCTCCACTGTCTGAGCCCCCATCCATGTCCCCCCAGACAGGACAACCGGCAGCCCCAAGGCCTGGGATAGGCGATCCCGTGCCCGCTCCGACAAACCGGACAAAGCTAAGGCCCCTTTTTCCTGAGGGGTTCGACCACCACGGACAGAAGCGCCGACGGCGGAGACAGCAATCTCCGGCACGAACGGCCTCGACAGATCCTTCCACGAAAAGACCTGAACCATGTCCTCGATGGGCGTCACCAATCCTAAAGTATGGTCGCTGAAGCTCCACCCATAACCGATGGCACCGACGAGCCGATCACCGACGTACACGGGACTACCGCTCATGCCGGCA from the Dethiosulfovibrio peptidovorans genome contains:
- a CDS encoding peptidase S55, translated to MEEEISMNVRFRGLFVLFVSIFFLQGDLVHATSASFVPTVPTMAVRELAPGMRGKAYTVVSGTDVVSFPISVVSVIPQDDRPSHLIVIKAEGPVIEATGGIAAGMSGSPVYVGDRLVGAIGYGWSFSDHTLGLVTPIEDMVQVFSWKDLSRPFVPEIAVSAVGASVRGGRTPQEKGALALSGLSERARDRLSQALGLPVVLSGGTWMGAQTVETKASLKPGDALGVMLVWGDVTLGATGTLSALSRDGRFLAFAHPFLGAGAVEFPVCRAWIHHVIPSIQAPFKIGSFGPIVGTLTQDRPQAVGGHLGRFAPAMDLTLRLHDLDQGIWEVRNFRTVPDPFLVPKTIPKVFMGLVDRLWGRRGAGTAKMRVSFDGGGLRRKWSYTDYYFSPEDLTERLTKSVEDLVRLVPLNPFQTVLPLGVRFDLDMTAKPKILYADAINLDKDMYNPGETIQVSVDLRPYRGASQTKAFSVKVPEDTAGPCQVVVRGGGLGEPDGDEPGDVDRSISSLPELFRELDDRERNNEVIIELMYQKQGQEDMESELPPSAEFPGEIRRRKIKEGTMKVYRSEYYVEGSLQKTFIVLPKKQRDDL
- a CDS encoding peptidase M18; this translates as MAQKKTHAKRNGWNHYTPEDAQPSVRFLMKTVSQNKTEREWIRWLRSDLARRGAVQTGTEKLAPGDRVYLDWKGRAFLAAVIGTNGLDSGVTVIASHVDSPRVDIKGRPLYEEGNLAFLDCHYYGGLKKYQWTNIPLALHGEIHGTDGSTRPVILGEEPSDPVLTIPDLEPHVDRDMASRKASETVIGEDLDALTGHRPLGNEKHAVKAGILKLLQENWSMAEKDFLAADLALVPAGPARFAGFDRSMVAAYGLDDRVCTAMSYKAFTDMDMPKRTALFMAVDREEIGSESVGSAQGAFLDLFLLELLQGLGKSSDILSLKRLYSRSCAISADVTAGMNPLYPKNYVRDQQALLGNGIGMVKFSGHGGKYDGNEARGEFVASVVATLDRASVPWQTGSFGRVDKAGGGTIAKYLSRTGMDTVDIGPPLLSMHAPLELVSIVDIEATYQAYRALWTDLPMI